One genomic window of Leptospira harrisiae includes the following:
- a CDS encoding ATP-dependent 6-phosphofructokinase, whose amino-acid sequence MNENDTKVEQFGPCTIPNPAGYDYWTEDNSVVLFQTIFSGPADAKKTVETSPVFFEQAGPKEKIYFRPEEVTAGIVTCGGLCPGINDVIRALVMELHYRYKVPRILGFPFGYEGLVKKFGHRPVELTPDKVAHIMNFGGSILGSSRGNQNIGDMVDTLFLYGVKMLFCIGGDGTLRGAQAIQEEVRKRKEDIAIVGIPKTIDNDINYVQKTFGFSTAFSKAVEAVNCAHEEAKGAPSGVGLVKLMGRHSGFIAVNSALASKNVNFVLIPELDFDLEGEGAFLTVLKERVQRRGHAVVILAEGAGQKFFEDKGEKDQSGNKKLADIGIFIKDKITEYFKKEGVGLNLKYIDPSYIIRSVPANAEDSVFCGFLAQNAVHAAFAGRTGCVVGIWNNVFTVMPISLAIAERKVLRPERSTLWRALLASTGQPNSMKAK is encoded by the coding sequence ATGAATGAAAATGATACCAAGGTTGAACAATTTGGTCCTTGCACCATTCCAAACCCAGCAGGGTATGACTACTGGACGGAAGACAACTCCGTCGTTCTATTCCAAACTATATTTTCCGGTCCAGCCGATGCTAAAAAAACCGTTGAAACAAGTCCCGTATTCTTTGAACAGGCGGGCCCGAAAGAAAAAATCTATTTTCGCCCCGAGGAAGTCACAGCAGGGATCGTCACCTGTGGGGGACTTTGCCCTGGAATCAACGATGTGATTCGTGCTTTAGTGATGGAGCTCCATTACCGGTACAAAGTGCCCCGAATTTTGGGATTTCCATTTGGGTATGAAGGCCTTGTGAAAAAATTTGGACATAGGCCCGTGGAACTCACGCCAGATAAGGTAGCTCATATCATGAACTTCGGTGGATCCATTCTCGGATCCTCTCGGGGGAACCAAAATATTGGAGATATGGTGGATACATTGTTTCTCTATGGAGTGAAGATGTTGTTTTGTATTGGTGGGGACGGAACCCTTCGTGGGGCCCAGGCCATCCAAGAAGAGGTGCGGAAACGAAAAGAAGACATCGCCATAGTCGGGATTCCCAAAACTATCGATAATGACATCAACTATGTCCAAAAAACTTTTGGGTTTTCGACTGCTTTTAGTAAGGCGGTAGAGGCAGTCAACTGTGCCCATGAAGAGGCGAAAGGAGCACCTAGTGGAGTCGGTCTTGTGAAACTGATGGGCCGCCATTCCGGTTTTATCGCAGTGAACTCGGCTCTTGCTTCTAAAAATGTAAATTTTGTCCTCATTCCCGAACTTGATTTTGATTTAGAAGGAGAGGGAGCTTTTTTAACGGTGTTGAAAGAGCGAGTCCAAAGACGAGGCCATGCCGTTGTGATTTTGGCAGAAGGGGCTGGCCAAAAGTTCTTTGAAGACAAAGGAGAAAAAGACCAGTCGGGTAACAAGAAGTTGGCGGACATTGGAATTTTTATCAAAGATAAAATCACCGAATACTTTAAAAAAGAAGGTGTGGGTCTCAATCTAAAATACATCGACCCCAGTTATATCATACGTTCTGTTCCTGCCAATGCGGAAGACTCTGTGTTCTGTGGGTTTCTCGCACAAAATGCGGTCCATGCTGCCTTTGCAGGAAGGACGGGTTGTGTTGTTGGGATTTGGAACAATGTGTTTACTGTAATGCCGATTTCCCTTGCCATTGCCGAGAGAAAAGTGCTACGTCCAGAAAGGAGTACACTGTGGCGGGCGTTACTTGCATCGACGGGCCAACCCAATTCGATGAAGGCGAAATAG
- a CDS encoding methylenetetrahydrofolate reductase: MSKILLEVVPRDTETLLYEVNYVKNTFSQISGINIPDLLRFETRSWFAAASIQNIFPNAIPHLRAIDFHLDHCDHIIEFLQKNNIPSVLVIKGDPPTDMSQKVYTTTSIKLIKKLKKEMSSLKVYAAIDQYRSGIKDEFDYIEMKIDAGADGFLTQPFFDLRLIQIFTEKLQGMEVYIGISPVITEKSQSYWESRNRAYFPKDFKPNMDWNVKFAKEVIQYCSKNDLNTYLMPIRLSLETYLSGIFK; the protein is encoded by the coding sequence ATGAGTAAAATATTATTAGAAGTTGTTCCAAGAGATACTGAAACATTATTATACGAAGTGAATTATGTAAAAAATACTTTCAGTCAAATCTCTGGAATAAACATTCCCGATTTACTACGGTTTGAAACTAGAAGTTGGTTTGCCGCTGCATCGATTCAAAACATTTTTCCAAACGCAATTCCTCATTTGCGTGCCATTGACTTTCATTTAGATCATTGTGATCATATCATTGAATTCCTTCAAAAAAATAACATTCCCTCTGTTTTAGTCATAAAGGGCGATCCACCTACGGATATGTCCCAAAAAGTTTATACAACGACTTCGATTAAACTGATTAAAAAATTAAAAAAAGAAATGAGTTCGCTAAAAGTTTACGCTGCTATTGATCAATATCGCAGTGGGATTAAAGACGAATTTGATTATATTGAAATGAAAATAGATGCGGGCGCCGATGGATTTCTAACTCAACCTTTTTTTGATTTACGACTGATTCAGATTTTTACTGAAAAACTACAAGGAATGGAAGTTTATATAGGGATCAGCCCTGTAATCACGGAAAAATCGCAAAGTTATTGGGAATCAAGGAATCGAGCTTATTTCCCAAAGGATTTTAAACCTAATATGGATTGGAATGTAAAATTTGCAAAAGAAGTCATTCAATACTGTTCAAAAAATGATTTAAATACCTATTTGATGCCCATTAGATTGAGTCTTGAGACTTATTTAAGCGGTATATTTAAGTGA
- the metH gene encoding methionine synthase, whose product MKFEYTNPSAKSLLKLINERILVLDGAMGTMIQRHSLEEDDFRGDRFKDWPCSIKGNNDVLAITRPDIIESVHLEYLEAGADIIETNTFSSNIVSQADYKMESAVRDLNLAAVSCAKNAVAKYKEKTGKTDVFIAGSIGPTVKTASLSPDVNNPAFRAVTFDELVDCFYEQVSALLDGGVDLLLPETNIDTLNLKACIFAIEKVFEERKIRIPVVLSVTITDASGRTLSGQTGEAFYISIKHAKALAVGINCALGAGEMRPYIEELSRVADCYVSCYPNAGLPNAFGGYDQTPEEFGGWMKNFAEAGFLNIVGGCCGTTPAHIRAAKEAVSSISPRPLKEQPKLSTFAGLEPLKLTKDQGFINVGERNNVTGSPKFKKLILDGNFEEAVQVALQQVQAGANVIDINFDEALLDGEASMTKFLNLIAGEPDIARVPFMVDSSKWSVLLAGLKCIQGKPIVNSISLKEGEEVFLDHARTIQRFGAAAIVMAFDEQGQAATKDDKVRICKRAYDLLVEKLDFDPTDIIFDPNILTVATGIEEHNNYAMDFIEATREIKKVCPGAKVSGGLSNISFSFRGNNPVREAMHSVFLYHAIQAGMDMAIVNAGMLEVYEQIPKDLLELVEDVILNRRPDATERMIEAAASFHGEAKVQKKDDVWRSGSVEERLTHALVKGIDEFVTQDTEEARTSFARPLEVIEGPLMNGMKVVGELFGAGKMFLPQVVKSARVMKKAVAYLLPYMEEEKRNQKDESKQAKFLIATVKGDVHDIGKNIVGVVLACNNYEVIDLGVMVPCEKILETAKKENVAAIGLSGLITPSLDEMVYVAKEMERQGFQVPLLIGGATTSPAHTAVKIAEQYSKPVLHVMDASRVVNVMNSALNPQTAVDYAKQVVEEQSRIREEFYSRENERNILPIEDAIKNKFSADWDSYTPPKPSFTGVQKIDDVSLKDLLSYIDWSPFFLAWELKGRYPQILKDPVIGKEATSLFNDAQIILKEMLENPNLKPRAVVGMFPAVSHGEVVEIFEDDSKTKSLGKYPMLRQQTVKMTNQPNYSLADFVAPEDKKKNDYIGYFAVTAGHGIEELARSYESKQDDYNAILVKALADRFAEAFAEYMHHRMREEWGFGRTENLSREDMIREKYRGIRPAPGYPACPDHTEKRKIWKLLDVEKNAGIQLTESCAMWPASSVSGYYFSHPESRYFAIGKINEDQVVNYAKDKEMEISEVERWLSPILNYDPSRKSKS is encoded by the coding sequence ATGAAATTTGAATATACCAATCCTTCCGCAAAATCCCTTTTGAAATTAATAAACGAGAGAATCCTCGTTTTAGATGGTGCTATGGGTACCATGATCCAAAGACATTCTTTGGAGGAGGACGATTTTCGTGGAGATCGTTTTAAGGATTGGCCTTGTTCTATCAAAGGGAACAACGATGTTCTCGCCATCACTCGTCCTGATATCATAGAGTCTGTCCACTTGGAATATTTGGAAGCAGGGGCCGATATCATTGAAACCAATACCTTTAGTTCGAACATTGTTTCCCAGGCAGACTACAAAATGGAATCTGCGGTTCGGGATCTAAACTTAGCTGCGGTTTCTTGTGCAAAAAATGCTGTGGCAAAATACAAAGAAAAAACTGGAAAAACGGATGTGTTCATTGCAGGGTCTATTGGTCCAACAGTAAAAACAGCATCTCTTTCTCCAGATGTCAACAATCCGGCATTTCGCGCAGTCACCTTTGATGAGTTAGTGGATTGTTTTTATGAACAAGTTTCGGCACTTCTAGATGGAGGTGTGGATTTACTTTTACCAGAAACAAATATTGATACTTTAAATCTAAAAGCATGTATCTTTGCGATTGAGAAAGTATTTGAAGAACGAAAGATTCGAATCCCTGTTGTACTTTCTGTTACCATTACCGATGCCTCTGGCCGAACTCTCTCTGGCCAAACAGGGGAGGCATTTTATATTTCTATCAAACATGCAAAAGCATTAGCCGTGGGCATTAACTGTGCACTCGGTGCAGGTGAGATGCGCCCTTATATCGAGGAACTTTCTCGAGTGGCTGATTGTTACGTATCTTGTTATCCGAATGCAGGTCTTCCCAATGCCTTTGGTGGGTATGACCAAACACCAGAAGAGTTTGGCGGTTGGATGAAAAATTTTGCCGAAGCTGGATTTCTCAATATTGTTGGTGGGTGCTGCGGAACCACGCCAGCTCACATTCGTGCAGCCAAAGAAGCAGTGTCTTCCATCTCTCCTCGTCCTCTAAAGGAACAACCCAAACTCAGTACTTTTGCTGGTCTTGAACCTTTAAAACTGACCAAAGACCAAGGGTTCATCAACGTGGGTGAGAGAAACAACGTCACAGGCTCTCCTAAATTCAAAAAACTCATCTTAGATGGAAATTTTGAAGAAGCAGTGCAAGTTGCCTTACAACAAGTCCAAGCTGGCGCCAACGTCATTGATATCAACTTTGATGAAGCTCTCCTTGACGGCGAAGCCTCTATGACAAAGTTTTTGAACTTAATCGCAGGGGAACCTGACATTGCACGGGTCCCGTTTATGGTGGATTCTTCCAAATGGTCGGTATTACTCGCGGGTCTCAAATGCATCCAAGGAAAACCCATTGTGAACTCTATCTCTTTGAAAGAAGGGGAAGAGGTATTCTTAGACCATGCGCGCACCATCCAAAGATTTGGAGCTGCTGCAATCGTTATGGCCTTCGACGAACAAGGGCAGGCGGCAACCAAAGATGATAAGGTTCGCATTTGTAAACGTGCCTACGACTTACTTGTCGAAAAATTAGATTTTGATCCTACCGACATTATTTTTGATCCAAACATCCTCACCGTTGCGACAGGGATTGAAGAACATAATAATTATGCGATGGATTTTATCGAAGCCACTCGTGAGATTAAAAAAGTTTGTCCTGGTGCGAAAGTATCCGGTGGTCTCAGTAATATTTCTTTTTCCTTTCGCGGAAACAATCCAGTTCGTGAAGCCATGCACTCAGTATTTTTATACCACGCCATCCAAGCGGGAATGGACATGGCCATTGTGAATGCAGGGATGTTGGAAGTTTACGAACAGATCCCAAAAGATCTTTTGGAACTTGTAGAAGATGTCATTCTCAATCGCAGACCGGATGCGACGGAACGTATGATTGAGGCCGCTGCTAGTTTCCACGGGGAAGCCAAAGTCCAAAAGAAGGATGATGTGTGGAGGAGTGGATCTGTTGAAGAACGCCTAACGCACGCTCTTGTCAAAGGAATCGATGAATTTGTTACCCAAGATACAGAAGAAGCTCGCACCAGTTTTGCTAGACCTCTCGAAGTGATCGAAGGGCCACTCATGAATGGAATGAAAGTGGTTGGGGAACTTTTTGGTGCAGGAAAGATGTTCCTTCCCCAAGTAGTAAAAAGTGCAAGGGTGATGAAAAAGGCCGTGGCATACTTACTCCCTTATATGGAAGAAGAAAAACGGAACCAAAAAGACGAAAGTAAACAAGCCAAATTCCTCATTGCTACTGTAAAGGGAGATGTCCACGATATTGGAAAAAATATTGTTGGTGTGGTATTGGCATGTAACAACTATGAGGTGATAGACCTCGGAGTGATGGTTCCTTGTGAAAAGATTTTAGAAACTGCTAAAAAAGAAAATGTTGCGGCCATTGGTCTTTCTGGCCTCATCACTCCGTCACTGGATGAAATGGTATATGTGGCCAAAGAGATGGAACGCCAAGGATTCCAAGTCCCACTTCTGATTGGTGGGGCTACAACTTCTCCCGCTCATACAGCGGTGAAAATTGCCGAGCAGTATTCCAAACCAGTTCTTCATGTAATGGATGCGTCTCGTGTGGTGAACGTGATGAATAGTGCTCTCAATCCACAAACAGCAGTGGATTATGCAAAACAGGTTGTAGAAGAACAATCAAGAATTCGTGAAGAATTTTATTCGAGAGAAAACGAAAGAAATATTTTGCCAATTGAAGATGCAATTAAAAATAAATTCTCTGCTGATTGGGATTCCTATACTCCACCAAAGCCAAGTTTTACGGGAGTACAAAAAATTGACGATGTGAGTTTGAAGGATTTACTCTCTTATATTGACTGGTCTCCTTTCTTTTTGGCTTGGGAGTTAAAAGGCAGATACCCTCAAATCCTGAAAGACCCAGTGATAGGAAAAGAAGCCACATCTCTTTTTAATGATGCCCAAATCATCTTAAAAGAGATGTTGGAAAATCCAAATCTCAAACCGAGAGCGGTTGTTGGGATGTTCCCTGCCGTATCTCACGGGGAAGTTGTGGAAATTTTTGAAGATGATTCCAAAACCAAGTCTTTGGGGAAGTATCCAATGTTACGCCAACAGACAGTAAAAATGACAAACCAACCAAACTATAGTTTGGCGGACTTTGTAGCTCCCGAAGATAAAAAGAAAAACGATTATATTGGATATTTTGCCGTAACGGCCGGTCATGGAATTGAAGAACTAGCAAGGTCTTACGAATCCAAACAAGATGATTACAATGCCATCTTAGTTAAAGCGCTTGCTGACAGGTTTGCGGAAGCGTTTGCCGAGTATATGCACCATAGAATGCGGGAAGAATGGGGATTTGGAAGGACTGAAAATCTTTCCAGAGAAGATATGATCCGTGAAAAGTATCGTGGGATTCGTCCGGCACCTGGTTATCCCGCTTGCCCTGACCATACAGAAAAAAGGAAAATTTGGAAACTATTGGATGTGGAAAAAAATGCAGGCATCCAACTGACCGAATCCTGTGCGATGTGGCCTGCAAGTAGTGTGAGCGGGTATTATTTCTCACATCCGGAATCTCGTTATTTTGCCATTGGAAAAATCAACGAAGACCAAGTGGTGAATTACGCTAAAGATAAAGAAATGGAAATTTCGGAAGTAGAACGTTGGTTGTCACCAATTCTCAACTATGATCCTTCTCGTAAGTCTAAGTCTTAA
- a CDS encoding ferredoxin family protein — translation MAYVVTEICVDCKYTSCAAVCPVEAFHEAPDTLYIDPDTCIDCNACQYECPIDAIFPDYDVPEKHKPSIEVNAKEATKFPVIVTTKPPLKGAKCSDPSK, via the coding sequence ATGGCTTATGTTGTAACTGAAATTTGCGTTGATTGTAAATACACGAGTTGTGCAGCAGTTTGTCCCGTAGAAGCTTTTCATGAAGCTCCGGACACTCTGTACATTGATCCAGATACTTGTATTGATTGTAATGCTTGTCAATATGAATGTCCGATTGATGCGATTTTTCCTGACTATGATGTTCCGGAAAAACACAAACCTTCGATTGAAGTAAATGCAAAAGAAGCAACCAAATTCCCGGTAATTGTTACCACTAAACCACCTCTCAAGGGTGCAAAGTGTTCCGATCCGAGTAAATAA
- the ahcY gene encoding adenosylhomocysteinase — MSTATETKSERLPFKVKDISLAEWGREEIILAEKEMPGLMALRKEFGTSKPLKGARICGSLHMTIQTAVLIETLAALGADIRWSSCNIFSTQDHAAAAIAKAGIPVFAWKGETEEEYWWCIEQTLFFDGGKGPNMILDDGHDLTHYIHEKYPQLLADIKGVSEETTTGVIALHKKLRAGTLKIPAINVNDSVTKSKFDNLYGCRESLADGIKRATDVMLAGKVALVCGYGDVGKGSAASLRNFGARVIVTEIDPICALQAVMEGYQVLRVEDVIENADIIVTATGNDDIISLEHMKAMKDGAILCNIGHFDTEIQMSRLNSEKGVIKKEIKPQVDKYTFPNGRSIIVLAEGRLVNLGCATGHPSFVMSSSFTNQVLAQIELYTTKYELGVYRLPKHLDEKVAALHLEQLGVRLTKLTQKQADYISVPLEGPYKPDHYRY; from the coding sequence ATGTCCACAGCAACTGAAACAAAATCGGAAAGATTGCCATTTAAAGTGAAGGATATCTCTCTTGCAGAATGGGGAAGAGAAGAGATCATTTTGGCAGAAAAAGAAATGCCGGGCCTAATGGCTCTACGTAAAGAATTTGGAACTTCTAAGCCACTGAAAGGTGCTAGAATTTGTGGATCACTTCACATGACAATTCAAACAGCGGTTTTAATTGAAACCTTGGCTGCATTAGGTGCTGACATTCGTTGGTCCTCTTGTAACATTTTTTCAACACAAGACCATGCAGCGGCAGCCATTGCAAAAGCAGGAATTCCTGTATTTGCTTGGAAAGGTGAAACAGAAGAAGAATATTGGTGGTGTATTGAACAAACACTATTTTTTGACGGTGGAAAAGGACCAAACATGATCCTTGACGACGGTCATGATCTAACTCACTACATTCATGAAAAATACCCACAACTTCTAGCAGACATCAAAGGTGTTTCTGAAGAAACAACTACAGGTGTCATCGCACTTCATAAAAAATTGAGAGCGGGAACATTAAAAATCCCTGCAATCAACGTAAATGACTCTGTAACGAAGTCAAAATTTGATAACCTTTACGGTTGCCGTGAATCACTTGCTGACGGAATCAAACGTGCAACTGACGTGATGCTCGCTGGAAAAGTAGCACTTGTTTGTGGATACGGCGATGTGGGAAAAGGTTCTGCTGCTTCTCTTCGTAACTTTGGTGCACGAGTGATTGTCACTGAAATTGATCCAATTTGTGCTCTTCAAGCAGTTATGGAAGGATACCAAGTTCTTCGTGTAGAAGATGTGATTGAAAACGCAGATATCATTGTGACTGCAACTGGAAATGATGATATCATTTCACTCGAACACATGAAAGCAATGAAAGACGGTGCAATTCTTTGTAACATTGGTCACTTTGATACAGAAATCCAAATGTCTCGTTTGAACTCTGAAAAAGGTGTGATCAAAAAAGAAATCAAACCACAGGTTGATAAATATACTTTCCCTAATGGAAGATCGATCATCGTTCTTGCAGAAGGTCGATTGGTAAACCTTGGTTGTGCTACTGGTCACCCGTCTTTTGTAATGTCTAGTTCTTTCACAAACCAAGTTTTGGCTCAAATTGAACTTTACACAACAAAATACGAGTTAGGTGTTTATCGCCTCCCAAAACATTTAGATGAAAAAGTGGCAGCACTTCATTTGGAGCAGTTGGGTGTTCGTTTGACAAAACTCACTCAAAAGCAGGCTGATTATATCAGCGTTCCTCTCGAAGGTCCGTACAAACCAGACCACTACCGATATTAA
- a CDS encoding ArsR/SmtB family transcription factor translates to MATEALLQSRHSGHLLPATKAISDETRVRILHILSFGAFSVNEVVEILGMGQSRISRHLKILTEAGLIGSRREGSLVYSFLPEEEESGLKFPLELTKLLLSYKEDLPSRERDQKMVHQILEARERKSKSFFDGVAESWEKLQEETLHPKLYRSWILQELPVCENILDLGCGPGVLIPFLLNKSKHVIGVDNSSKMIENASSHYGKNPSVSLIQTPMEHLPLVTHSCDAVVASMVMHHISHPPTVLEEVARVLRPGGVLCIVDLAKHNAEFMRDNFADLWLGFEPELFESWLSNAGFRVGSMNEIQTESSFKILTIKAIKEEGGHYVHSN, encoded by the coding sequence ATGGCAACCGAAGCACTCCTCCAATCTAGGCACTCAGGCCATTTGCTCCCCGCGACCAAAGCCATTTCCGACGAAACACGGGTTCGGATCCTTCATATCCTTAGTTTTGGGGCTTTTTCTGTGAATGAGGTGGTAGAAATTCTAGGAATGGGCCAATCGAGGATCTCTCGCCATTTGAAAATTTTAACCGAAGCCGGGCTTATCGGGTCCCGCCGAGAAGGAAGCCTTGTATATAGTTTCCTTCCAGAAGAAGAAGAGTCTGGTTTAAAATTTCCTTTAGAACTCACCAAACTTTTGTTATCATATAAAGAAGATCTCCCTTCTAGAGAAAGAGATCAAAAAATGGTGCACCAAATTTTGGAAGCAAGAGAAAGGAAATCAAAATCCTTTTTTGATGGTGTGGCCGAAAGTTGGGAAAAATTACAAGAAGAGACATTACACCCCAAACTTTATCGTTCTTGGATTTTACAAGAGCTTCCCGTTTGTGAAAATATTTTGGATTTGGGTTGTGGACCTGGTGTGCTCATCCCTTTTCTTCTCAACAAATCCAAACATGTGATTGGAGTGGATAACTCCTCTAAGATGATTGAAAATGCATCCTCACATTATGGAAAAAATCCTAGTGTGAGTCTCATCCAAACTCCTATGGAACATTTGCCACTGGTGACTCATTCATGTGATGCCGTGGTTGCCTCTATGGTAATGCATCATATCTCTCATCCACCTACGGTTCTGGAAGAAGTGGCTCGTGTGCTTCGGCCAGGTGGAGTTTTGTGTATTGTGGATTTAGCAAAACACAATGCAGAGTTTATGCGGGATAATTTTGCTGACCTTTGGCTTGGATTTGAACCAGAACTTTTTGAGTCTTGGTTGTCTAATGCTGGTTTTAGAGTCGGGTCAATGAATGAGATCCAAACAGAATCAAGTTTTAAAATTTTAACTATCAAAGCAATAAAGGAAGAAGGAGGACACTATGTCCACAGCAACTGA